Proteins from one Peromyscus eremicus chromosome 8a, PerEre_H2_v1, whole genome shotgun sequence genomic window:
- the LOC131916561 gene encoding fibroin heavy chain-like, translating into MPRRSCRAVRLGWVRPRCPSLTVSTGDLQKRPPPLVHRIPQSPWVNSMDECLNMADSSLSLEDDEALADSQEHPGRVAVVHTKRYAVEKAWDLLIGVFSSMFLCGQHDSVPTLSASRMPRSSMILKVVSTKGRATLSFVLAQPVLIIWSFLTGYLSTQSRKEIQISALQESSQSKSKRMRAKKKKDLITLGKGEGSAKQEKDSPVTKRPSGQGKDSDGDVSAPSAFGRLIVNNVLSSFTPRPGPLGGGICFKNSAKSCIKKSQIAFKSSYKRNAIASSYSSTLAQWPPERIYARDTRAAVPGTASGAATGAAARAHATGGAAPDAAAGAPRAAAAGATQGAAPDAVSWAAKGDAARATRGAAPSAATGAVPGAAAGAVPGAAAGAVPGAAPGAASGAAADAAPGAASGAAADAALGAAADAAPGGASGAAADAALGAAADAAPGGASGAAADAALGAAADAAPGAASGAAADAALGAAADAAPGGASGAAADAALGAAADAAPGGASGAAADAALGAAADAAPGGASGAAADAALGAAADAAPGAASGDAADAAPSAASGAAADAAPGAASGAAPGAAADAAPGAVPGAAPGAAPGAASGAAADALPLPSPASSRSKRAAKKGREKGRSASGDPIPGAAPPLPSSTSSRSKGAPKKGSEKGPEASGDSKKKEKKKRKAKKAAITDAPQVKQGDPRNDLPAPDIPKPVRRKVPLLPPHRRDIPLILPPPLELSCRITAEDFDLEKKTAMQWINRVLRDDGAKARCN; encoded by the exons GCGTCGATCGTGCAGAGCTGTCCGGCTGGGCTGGGTTCGCCCTCGCTGTCCGTCCCTGACTGTATCCACTGGGGACCTACAGAAGAGGCCCCCGCCACTGGTCCACCGTATTCCCCAGTCTCCCTGGGTTAATTCCATGGACGAGTGTCTGAACATGGCTGACAGCAGCCTGTCTTTAGAAGATGATGAGGCTTTAGCTGATTCCCAGGAGCACCCTGGGCGCGTGGCGGTTGTCCACACGAAGCGATATGCAGTGGAGAAGGCTTGGGACTTACTCATCGGAGTCTTTTCCTCAATGTTCTTGTGTGGCCAGCACGACTCAGTGCCGACTCTGTCGGCTTCCAGGATGCCCCGAAGCTCAATGATTCTGAAGGTGGTCTCTACTAAGGGCAGAGCAACGCTCAGTTTTGTTCTGGCGCAGCCCGTCCTGATTATATGGTCTTTCCTCACTGGCTACCTCTCGACTCAATCTAGGAAGGAGATACAGATTAGTGCTCTCCAAGAGAGCAgccaaagcaaaagcaaaagaatgcgagcaaagaaaaagaaagacctcATTACTTTGGGAAAAGGTGAAGGATCTGCCAAGCAGGAGAAAGATTCCCCAGTCACCAAGAGGCCTTCTGGTCAGGGAAAGGACTCTGATGGCGATGTGAGTGCCCCATCTGCATTTGGACGTCTGATTGTCAACAATGTGCTCTCTTCTTTTACACCCAGGCCGGGTCCTTTGGGTGGGGGTATCTGTTTCAAGAACTCAGCAAAGAGCTGTATTAAAAAATCCCAGATAGCCTTCAAGAGCTCATACAAACGAAATGCCATTGCCAGCTCCTACAGTTCCACTCTAGCACAGTGGCCACCAGAGAGAATTTATGCACGTGATACCCGAGCTGCTGTCCCTGGCACTGCTTCAGGCGCGGCCACAGGTGCTGCTGCACGTGCACATGCTACCGGAGGGGCTGCCCCAGATGCTGCTGCAGGTGCTCCTAGAGCTGCTGCTGCAGGTGCTACCCAAGGCGCTGCCCCTGACGCCGTTTCATGGGCTGCCAAAGGCGATGCTGCACGTGCAACCCGAGGTGCTGCCCCTAGTGCTGCTACAGGTGCTGTCCCAGGTGCTGCTGCAGGTGCTGTCCCAGGTGCTGCTGCAGGTGCTGTCCCAGGTGCTGCTCCAGGTGCTGCTTCAGGTGCTGCTGCAGATGCTGCTCCAGGTGCTGCTTCAGGTGCTGCTGCAGATGCTGCCCTAGGTGCTGCTGCAGATGCTGCTCCAGGTGGTGCTTCAGGTGCTGCTGCAGATGCTGCCCTAGGTGCTGCTGCAGATGCTGCTCCAGGTGGTGCTTCAGGTGCTGCTGCAGATGCTGCCCTAGGTGCTGCTGCAGATGCTGCTCCAGGTGCTGCTTCAGGTGCTGCTGCAGATGCTGCCCTAGGTGCTGCTGCAGATGCTGCTCCAGGTGGTGCTTCAGGTGCTGCTGCAGATGCTGCCCTAGGTGCTGCTGCAGATGCTGCTCCAGGTGGTGCTTCAGGTGCTGCTGCAGATGCTGCCCTAGGTGCTGCTGCAGATGCTGCTCCAGGTGGTGCTTCAGGTGCTGCTGCAGATGCTGCCCTAGGTGCTGCTGCAGATGCTGCCCCAGGCGCTGCTTCAGGTGATGCTGCAGATGCTGCCCCAAGTGCTGCTTCAGGTGCTGCTGCAGATGCTGCTCCAGGCGCTGCTTCAGGTGCTGCCCCAGGTGCTGCTGCAGATGCTGCCCCAGGTGCTGTCCCAGGTGCTGCTCCAGGTGCTGCTCCAGGTGCTGCTTCAGGGGCTGCTGCAGACGCTCTGCCACTCCCCAGCCCAGCCTCATCCCGGTCAAAGCGGGCTgcaaagaaaggcagagagaaaggccGCTCAGCTTCAGGTGACCCTATCCCAGGTGCTGCACCACCACTCCCCAGCTCAACCTCGTCGCGGTCGAAGGGGGCTCCAAAGAAAGGCAGTGAGAAAGGTCCCGAAGCTTCAGGTGACtcgaaaaaaaaggaaaagaaaaagaggaaggccAAGAAAGCAGCTATCACAGATGCTCCTCAAGTCAAGCAAGGAGACCCAAGGAACGACCTCCCTGCGCCTGATATCCCAAAGCCTGTGAGACGCAAGGTCCCTCTGTTGCCGCCTCATAGAAGAGACATCCCATTGATTTTGCCCCCACCTCTAGAACTATCCTGTCGAATCACGGCAGAAGACTTTGACTTAGAGAAGAAAACTGCCATGCAGTGGATCAACAGGGTCTTGAGGG ATGATGGAGCCAAGGCCCGATGTAATTAA